Proteins encoded in a region of the Inquilinus sp. KBS0705 genome:
- a CDS encoding GNAT family N-acetyltransferase, which yields MIRPAQAHDAPAIAQLILLAMGNALAAKFANTTDTTLQLNLFERFAAQTGNQYSYHNILVWDDNEDGVCGIIIGYNGGQLDALRQPFLNYTRTVLGFSGTPEDETQPGEFYIDCLAVNPQQQGKGIAKKLIQALFERAKEHGHPTVGLLVSKGNDKAKKLYTDLGFKIAGEKSLLGGFHYHLQYRIK from the coding sequence ATGATACGCCCCGCCCAAGCCCACGATGCCCCAGCAATTGCACAGCTTATACTGCTGGCAATGGGGAATGCACTTGCAGCTAAGTTTGCCAATACTACCGATACCACTTTACAATTGAACTTATTTGAACGCTTTGCAGCCCAAACCGGCAACCAGTATAGCTATCATAATATTTTGGTTTGGGATGATAACGAGGATGGCGTTTGCGGCATAATAATAGGTTACAATGGCGGCCAACTGGATGCCCTGCGCCAGCCCTTTTTAAATTACACCCGCACCGTATTAGGCTTTAGCGGCACACCCGAAGACGAAACCCAGCCAGGAGAATTTTATATTGACTGCCTTGCTGTAAACCCGCAGCAACAGGGTAAGGGTATTGCCAAAAAACTGATACAAGCTTTATTTGAACGGGCCAAAGAACATGGCCACCCTACTGTAGGCTTGCTGGTAAGCAAGGGTAACGATAAAGCAAAAAAGCTATATACCGACTTAGGCTTTAAAATAGCGGGCGAAAAGAGTTTATTGGGCGGTTTTCATTACCATTTGCAGTACCGAATTAAATAA
- a CDS encoding response regulator, which translates to MRTKAFFCTVLTLIICSLTTYGYTPPKALPVVKNGLIDLRDQNFAEPIELNGQWAFYWKQLIDPLKPINKSGTLVTFPKLWTNYKVNGKDLPAFGYASYTLTVLLPHKKPALRMAMPDVYCSYKLFVNGVLAASNGKVSTSPKGFEPYWEYNSVYVAPKTDTLHIVLQIANFVHSKGGIKKPLSIGLNNDVKLTRQRAEAIDLLLTGCLFMGGLFFLGLYIFGNRDKAVLLFSLYSIVYCYRMIGTDNYVLHTLLPDVSWYIFVRVEYISLFLGIGLFGLYTRYLYPEDSKNMVTNVISVVCFSFAFISVFLPPIYFTDLINPFLLLMVFCLVYIPWVYIRAYKHGRPGSVYALTSSIALMSVFAISLFHYWGFIGQWQIFSFLGYVSFFFLQSLVLSHRVSFELKKARAQAEQGLIAKSEFLSTMSHEIRTPLNSVIGMSHLLLKNNPRPDQLEQLDAMVFSANNLLGIVNDILDYNKIEAGKIAFEHIEMDIVSLTRNVVGSMNTTAQDKGIGLKLMVDDALKNKLYGDPIRTTQVITNLVHNAIKFTEKGYVHVAIDVIGQTEKTITLSIQVKDTGIGISKAKQELIFERFTQADSSTSRGFGGTGLGLAISKRILDLQNSNLQVVSDEGKGSTFYFIQTFEKSTKTLDRPKPQSDLPIKNEKPLTGVNILLVEDNPINVMVAQTFLQRWGASIDVAVNGVEALNKLDTAKHSLVLMDLHMPIMDGYEASKTMRANGVTIPIIALTANLPKEIEEQIKQTGINDVVVKPFLPDELYRKVLLYLD; encoded by the coding sequence ATGAGGACCAAAGCCTTTTTTTGTACAGTGCTAACGCTGATCATTTGTAGCCTTACAACCTATGGCTATACACCGCCAAAAGCGTTGCCTGTTGTTAAAAACGGACTCATCGATCTGCGCGATCAAAACTTTGCCGAGCCGATAGAACTTAACGGCCAATGGGCTTTTTACTGGAAACAACTGATAGACCCATTAAAACCCATAAATAAAAGCGGCACACTCGTCACTTTCCCTAAATTATGGACCAACTATAAAGTAAACGGTAAAGACCTGCCTGCCTTTGGTTATGCATCCTATACCTTAACGGTATTATTACCCCACAAAAAGCCGGCATTGCGCATGGCTATGCCCGATGTATACTGCTCGTACAAACTATTTGTTAACGGTGTGTTAGCGGCTTCAAACGGTAAGGTAAGTACATCGCCAAAAGGGTTTGAACCCTACTGGGAATATAACTCGGTATACGTAGCGCCCAAAACCGACACACTGCATATTGTGCTTCAAATAGCCAATTTTGTACATAGCAAAGGCGGTATAAAAAAACCATTATCTATAGGTCTTAACAATGATGTAAAGCTAACACGGCAGCGTGCCGAAGCTATAGACCTGTTGCTTACAGGTTGCTTGTTTATGGGCGGCCTGTTCTTTTTAGGCTTGTACATTTTTGGTAACCGCGATAAAGCCGTACTGCTATTCTCGTTATACTCAATTGTGTACTGTTACCGCATGATAGGTACCGACAATTATGTATTGCATACCTTATTACCAGATGTAAGCTGGTATATTTTTGTACGTGTAGAGTATATTTCGCTTTTTTTAGGTATAGGTCTTTTTGGCCTATATACCCGGTATTTATACCCCGAAGATTCGAAGAACATGGTAACCAACGTTATTAGTGTGGTGTGTTTTTCGTTTGCGTTTATATCGGTTTTCTTGCCGCCCATTTACTTTACCGACCTGATAAACCCTTTTTTATTACTTATGGTGTTTTGCCTCGTATACATCCCCTGGGTTTATATACGAGCCTATAAACATGGCAGGCCGGGTTCGGTATACGCGTTAACCAGTTCAATAGCATTAATGTCTGTGTTCGCTATATCCTTGTTTCATTACTGGGGCTTTATAGGCCAATGGCAAATATTTAGCTTTTTAGGCTATGTAAGCTTCTTCTTCCTGCAATCGCTTGTGCTGTCGCACCGCGTATCGTTCGAACTGAAAAAAGCACGTGCCCAGGCCGAGCAGGGACTGATAGCTAAAAGCGAGTTTTTAAGCACCATGAGCCACGAGATACGCACCCCGCTTAACTCGGTAATAGGCATGAGCCATTTGTTGCTTAAAAACAACCCCAGGCCCGATCAGTTGGAGCAATTGGATGCTATGGTATTTTCGGCCAATAACCTGTTGGGCATTGTTAACGATATTTTAGATTATAATAAAATAGAGGCCGGTAAAATAGCTTTTGAGCATATCGAAATGGATATCGTATCATTAACCCGCAATGTGGTTGGCAGCATGAATACCACCGCGCAGGATAAGGGTATTGGCCTTAAACTAATGGTTGATGACGCCCTTAAAAACAAACTATACGGCGACCCGATAAGGACTACACAGGTAATAACCAACCTGGTGCACAATGCTATAAAATTTACTGAGAAAGGTTACGTGCATGTGGCTATTGATGTAATTGGCCAAACCGAAAAAACAATTACCCTAAGCATACAGGTAAAAGATACAGGGATAGGCATATCAAAAGCTAAACAGGAACTTATTTTTGAACGCTTTACACAGGCCGATTCATCAACATCAAGGGGCTTTGGCGGAACCGGCCTGGGCCTTGCCATTAGCAAACGTATACTTGATCTGCAAAACTCAAACCTGCAGGTGGTAAGCGACGAGGGTAAAGGATCGACCTTTTATTTTATCCAAACCTTTGAAAAAAGCACCAAGACACTCGACAGGCCAAAACCACAAAGCGACCTGCCTATAAAAAATGAAAAGCCGCTAACCGGCGTAAATATATTACTGGTAGAGGATAACCCTATTAACGTAATGGTGGCACAAACCTTTTTACAGCGTTGGGGCGCAAGTATTGATGTTGCTGTAAATGGCGTTGAGGCCCTTAACAAACTGGATACCGCTAAACACAGCCTGGTATTAATGGACCTGCATATGCCCATAATGGATGGCTACGAGGCATCAAAAACAATGCGTGCCAATGGTGTAACCATCCCCATTATAGCGCTTACAGCCAACCTGCCAAAAGAGATAGAGGAACAAATAAAGCAAACGGGAATTAACGATGTGGTGGTAAAACCTTTCCTGCCCGATGAGCTTTATCGCAAGGTGTTGTTATACCTAGATTAA
- a CDS encoding flippase-like domain-containing protein: MTPVNTQENTTVEKQEVQKVFDKDVIIKGSIWFALISVITIAAVFFYNNTGTTFKAMSHISIKYILICFVMIFADLMMGSWRNHIYVRKLAPAVSHWVSFRANVANMFMGAVTPAHGGAGPAQIYVYTSNGVSFIDAFTISLINMGATLIFMPLAGFVAIMLMDTSVVSGIVPTMLKYGFTFFLLFLMAFLLAFWKPVWMGVIIKKLANGLSKIFPKKRDKLNLWAEKSYQGISKYQQTCSIIVSKHPFLFPLSLVITTFLYMNKYCMQYVILLGLGVNASLIQVISIQILIQFLIYFAPSPGGSGFAELSISTLFGRIVPAAILPIFTLLQRSFLLFFPAIIGAYVVISLLRKHSLAKKPLQA, translated from the coding sequence ATGACACCAGTAAATACGCAAGAGAACACCACCGTAGAGAAACAGGAAGTACAAAAAGTATTTGATAAAGATGTTATTATAAAAGGCAGTATCTGGTTTGCCTTAATATCTGTTATTACTATAGCCGCGGTTTTCTTTTACAACAATACAGGCACTACATTTAAGGCCATGTCGCATATATCTATCAAGTATATTTTAATATGCTTTGTAATGATATTTGCCGATTTGATGATGGGCAGTTGGCGCAACCACATTTATGTGCGTAAACTGGCGCCGGCGGTATCGCACTGGGTAAGCTTTAGGGCCAATGTGGCCAATATGTTTATGGGCGCGGTAACACCAGCACATGGCGGTGCCGGCCCTGCACAAATATATGTTTACACCAGCAACGGCGTAAGCTTTATTGATGCCTTTACCATAAGCTTAATAAACATGGGTGCTACGCTTATATTTATGCCGCTGGCGGGCTTTGTAGCTATTATGCTGATGGATACCAGCGTGGTAAGCGGTATAGTACCTACTATGCTTAAATATGGCTTTACCTTTTTTCTACTGTTTCTGATGGCGTTTTTACTGGCTTTTTGGAAACCCGTTTGGATGGGCGTCATCATCAAAAAACTGGCGAATGGCTTGTCGAAAATATTTCCGAAAAAGCGCGATAAACTTAATCTCTGGGCCGAAAAATCGTACCAGGGTATCAGCAAGTATCAGCAAACCTGTAGTATAATAGTAAGCAAACACCCTTTCCTGTTTCCGCTTAGTTTGGTTATCACTACCTTTTTATATATGAATAAGTATTGTATGCAGTATGTTATCCTTTTAGGGTTAGGTGTTAACGCGAGTCTAATACAGGTGATATCCATACAGATCCTCATTCAGTTTTTAATATACTTTGCACCCAGCCCGGGCGGCAGCGGCTTTGCCGAATTAAGCATATCTACCTTATTTGGCCGAATTGTGCCTGCTGCTATTTTGCCTATATTTACATTGTTACAACGTTCGTTCCTGCTGTTCTTTCCGGCTATTATTGGGGCATATGTAGTAATAAGTTTGCTAAGAAAGCACAGTTTGGCTAAAAAGCCGCTTCAAGCTTAA